The genomic interval ATATAAACACCTAGTggctttttaataaaatcatccAAAAAGTATTCAAACTATTCAGTATGCATGACAACTTCACAACATTAAAAATGACAATGACAACATCGACAATGACAGTAACAATAACAATGAAGATAGCATAGAACTGCTTGCTTGAGACTTTTGGCAATGATAGTTTGAGGCTAGATACCATATCAAACCTATAAAATCTTCAATTCAAGTACAAGATAGAGACTTCATGTATTTCTGCATTAGCCAAAGGATTTGCCACCTTATTCTTTTGATAACCTTTTACATATGTACACTTTTTATTTGACATGTTAACAAGTTTCAACTATAAATCAGCCGAAAATAAAGATCTTAATCTTAGCAAGTGCATAAAACAAATTCAGAGCATAGCAACATTGCTCACAACCTGAAGTGGCTAGGCATAATACGTTTCCTACATCATCTTGAGAGTATAGCATAAAATACGAAATCAACCATAATGCaatattttaagtttcatTAACCTGCTGCTACAAGCTGATAAGAGTTagaacaaaaatttaaatcatatCCAATCTTCACCTTAAAACTAGGCATGTATATAATCAATAAATAGACACaccttaaaagtaaaaaacatttttttcaataatttttccGTATCGATTTGTCCTTGTTGTAGGATTTCTatgaaaaaatcaataaattagagaaaaatagaagaattTATAATGACCGCAAGGAAATGATGACATCGATAAAGAATAATAGGCTCTTGTTGTGATTGTTCAATCTCAAgtcaaataaaattacatacaACTAGAACATACttagattaaaataataatgaaactCTTGTTGTAAATCTTATTGGAGTTGTTAATGGAAGTGGTGATTAAAACATATTCCAGTTCCTCAGCTCACCAAATCACAGTATCATTGGCCCTTCTTTTTGGATATGCCATGGACCTCAAAGAGTAATAGTGGGGCACattgatttctttttcaaacGCTAGTCATCTATTCCCATGGGAGGTCTTTTTCCACCCCTcagaagtttgaaaacaaacTCCTCAAATCCCGCAATCAATATATTAAAGAaggtttttaattttgtatttcAAAGTCGAGGTCTACATTGGGCTGGCTAGTTTGGTCCAGCCAGGAGTGGGAGCTTGTTTGAGCCCTTAAATTCTTGGGCCAAGATGATAGTAACAGGGCTGAGAGGCTGCCCATAGTTTGATGGTTTTGGTTAAGCTGTCTGTTTCCGACAAGGTTTATTTGGTTCTGCCATGCAGAAGAAAATGCCAGGATTCTTCTCATGAAGGTtctgagttttgagcttgatgGAAGAAATTTGCTTCTGCCCCGGAATGTTTATATGGAAAAAGATGTACTTAGTGTAGGGATGTATCCCTTTTTGTTTCATCATGTTTGACTAAACAAAGCTTGTAGTGAGAAATGGCTGTCAAATGGTGATTTTGTTCTTTGTCTAACGATGAATTTTTACTAAGCTGAATTATGCATTTGATTCCACTTGCCTCCGTATCCAATTCATTCAATTCATTGAAAAAACTAAGTAACTGAACCAATCATTAGATATTAAGACTAACAAACtaattaattgaatcaatCCTTGCTTAGAATCAAATATTAGCATTTTCCATGTTATAAACTAGTCTAAATTACTTATGGATAGCATGTATGTCTTCATGGGTGAAGCTACTTAAGATACATTTTTGCTatccattgaaaataattatttttaagttttagtttttttgtgctataaagttgaataaaaaataatataatacacctttttatttgataaatttaattaataaatattaaattaaggCTTCAAATAAGTTTAACTCTAATTAAGTAAAGTTTTctcaaattccaattttgaaggtataatactttaaaaacaattttaaaattatttaaaaaatttaaatttttttaatatttttataattagtaaattaataaattttataattaatgattaactaattatgtaatttataattttttttatatcacaTGATATTGATGTGACGTGACGTTAACatgaacaataaaaatatataaaattatattatcatgttattttattatgtcatattattattaagtATGAGAATTATTTgaacttgaaataaaaatataaaagattaaatatagtaaaaaataaaaactttataaatttttttattggatATGAGGctgattttaaataataaaaagacgaaaagaaaaatgaaaaagcgAAGAAAGGGCATCTTGCCGCAAGAAAAACAGTTCCAACTTTCGGTTCCATATGTAGTTAATTCAGTGAAAAAGCCAAAACCTAAAGTATTAGAGCCTCATCATCACATTCACCAGTCAAGCAGGTACCCCTCCTTTTCCATCACCTTCATTTTCATTGTTCAAAACTTTTaacataaagaaaaaggattattttcaatttcagtAACCTTGTATTTCAGTTTCGAACTTGTAAGTGTCCCTCGTTTTGTTTTGTCTTTGAGATGTTCGGCAAAATGTCTCTAACCAAATTCACTTCTATATATACACGATTCCAAATCgacccaaaatttttttccttttctgctaaaggaagaaaatttattgaataaggctttgttctttttttttatatataattggggGAGGGGATGTGAATCTTGCATTTTAGGTAAGGAGATTATGCATCGACTAATGAGCTAAATGTTCAGGTGTATTGAATAAGGCTTTGTTTTCGATGTGGGTTTGATAatttaaagcaaaagaaaCCTGCATATGTAACTTTCTTGTTGTTGGTTTTTATATTTGGAAGTGTATTTATTGCTAAAACTAcaaaaaatactaatatttttaacttctggctatttatatttttgcagTTTTTTAAGGGTGATTACTGAATTGAAGAGCAAAAGATGGCAGAACTGAGCCTTGGTATACTTATAGATATTGTTGATGAAGAATGGATGAGAGATACGCTGCCTGATGATGGTATTGATTATGTTACTTAAAAACCCGCTTGCGAATTCTTGTATAAATGTTTAAGATCAATTATAGAACCGGGTTATATGTATAGGTCATGTAGTTTTGGTATTcattatgttaaaaaaaaaattggttttCGATTCGCGTATTTATGTTTTGCTTGAAAAGATTATCGCATAAGATGGTAGTTTAACATTGGTTATAGAAGAAGGTAAATGTGCATATAGATCATGTTTAGTTTTGGTATTGTTTATGTTAAAGTTGGGCTGGTAGTCAGTATGTAAATATTTTAGCTGGGGAGATTATTGCATAAGTTGGTAGTTAACCATTGGTTATAGAAGTACCATACTCACCCATGCAatgctttttttaaaaagcttGTTTCTTGTTGCCCTGCAATGGTTCCATTGTAGTGGAGTATTTGGAATTGGAGGAAGTGAATTGGAATTGGGCCTACGCTTGAGCAACTTTCTGCTTCTCTCTTATACTTTCCATGAAAAGCATGAAAGTCTGTCAATTGCATGTTGCATGTTGCTTGGTTTTGCTTAGGGGCGTGTAAAGATGATCCTATTTGATTGTAATTCCTTTCAAGAGTTCCTTTTTAGCTGATTTTTTGTCTTGTTCCTTGTTAATGCAGATCTTCCACTGCCAGCTGTAATGGTTGCTCGAACTGATGATACTGAAGACTCAAGTATGTTCATCAATATTGGATTATACATTCTCTTTGAGCAACAGCGTTAAGAAAATGCATCTATCATTTCATTGTGTTGATGTTCATGTCTCTTTCCTTCTTGTGGCTGAGAATATATGAGTGCATGTGGACACAATATATGTTAAACTTGTAGTTAAATATAGCATGTTTCGGTTGTCAATTCTTATATTGCTTTGCAACAGATTCGATtcatttgctcttttttttttctttttgatattGCTAATTTTCCAGATCAGGAGACTCAGCAAGTGGATGGAAACACCTGGCATGATCTTGAATTAAGTACTCAATGAGGGAATTGGTTGCTGGCAGTGCTTGGTACCCTCATATGAAAATGTTACTCCCAATACTTAATGCTCTCTCTGTCTCAATCTGtttgtctctctctctaaatatGTTGTTGAACTAACATATCATTGGATCATGTAAGAAGGTTTGCACattaatttgatcaaaaactaATTAGGCTGTTTATACTTGGTGAATGATTACTATGTTTGTGAAGACAACATTTCTTGATTTATCTTATTCAAATAGAGCAAAAGACAAGGTTAGTTTGTGATTATGCACAACTATATCTCCTAAGGTTGTCCTAGCTGTTGATTGTCTAGCAACAAGGCGGTTATAGATGCCAACCTGCCTTTGAAAACAAAGTTGCCTCCAATTGGAGGTTTACTCAACATAGATTCTCCACAAATCCAGTTGAAGCGAGCTCATGCTCTGACTTCAAGTAAATAATAAACCAAACTATAAAATCTATGTGGCCATTCTTCCTTAAGGTTCTTAGAGCTTCCTAGAAATGTTTTTTGGGTATTGAGtgcaaatttgtttttgtcaGGAAATAAAGGTAGTTCTAAAGAGTGATCTGAAGGACGAATGGAGTAATCTGCCATATGTTCCCATCTTGAGCTAATGATTAAGTTACTATCAGAGTCATGATTATGAAGCTTCCTGGATTGGCTTGATAAGTGCAAAGTAGAACTATTGATGCAATGCAACAAACTTGATTTACGGGGGGTGAAAGCAAGGCATCTTTCTGCCTTGTTTGAGTGTATTTCTAACCATTTGTCAAATATCTTGTGTCACCAATTTGTTGGCTTCCTTGAATCCTTGTAcccaaaatggaaaaatagGGAAAAGGAACTCATTTGTGGGCATCTGCTTTCTAGTTTTGTCTGTCTGTTTTCGGAGAAAGATTTCAAACAAATGCCGTATGATGTTTTATAAAAGTCCATTTAGGAGAGACAGTGGATTTCTAAAGGTCTAAACCATTTCTAAAGGTCTTGGACCATCCCTCTCGTAGTGCTTGTCAAATTCAAAGAAATAGCTCCCACACTTCAAGGACCACTTAACCGAAGCAAACACAAGTACATTGCTTAAGACATTGTCTTCATAACGCTGCAAATACATCCTATTCACATGCATTTTGTTATCTTTTTTCCTCAATAATGCATTTTGTTATCAGCTGGTCCTGTCTTAAATcacaacaaaaattttgattcctTATTAAACATCCATTCTTTCCAACCTAACGACCCGACCAGTGAAGGACACACCTTCATATTTAGTTAATAAATTGTTTCTATATTCTTTGAAAACTGAACATGTCTTCTAACAAGCAGTTGTTGGCATTTTCTAGTCTACCAGATTCGTATACGTTTAAGGCAGTCCATCCTCAAAACCATTTTATCTGTCTCTGAAACCAATTAGCTTTCGTAACATAGACGAGAAGCACAAAGTTGCTTCCTGGAAGTCCTCACAAATGCTATTGGAATAGAAAGTTGCATACAAATTTTCCCCAAGAAAGAAGCTATTACACCATTATCACTCAGGTGTCTGATTTTCCTGTTAAGAAGTCATGGCCAATTTGAGTTGAATCAATGAAAGTGGAAGACTGCTGAAGGAGGGCTAGGAGTTTATCACCAGGCATGACAGTGACAGAAACAATGCAAGAATGAATGTTGAATAAACTAGGATAACTTGTCAAAATGTACAAAAGACAGCCACAGCTGTGAAAAACTAACTAAAGTTAATGAAAAGTTGTCACCGACAAACGATTGTTAAGAAAGGAAGAAGGTTTTGATAATGACTGATAGTTACTCTACCCAACACCGGAAGCAAGAAGTTCTTGCGCTTGTAAAAGCTCTGAATTAAATAATCATACCAGAAGTTGGTAATCTTTGGCTGTAAAAGTTTATTAGCTGCTCAAAATTCCAAAGCTGATGGTGGAATGGTAAAactagagaaaagaaaaatgcagATGATGGAATTACAACTCAGTGCCTGATGTATACACTGGATTTCAAAATCCATCGGcactttttcaatttctttgttGTTATTTTGGAGATATAATATTATAGCCGCCagccaaattgatttttgttaGTATCAGAGACAGGAAATAGTTAAAAGGAAATCCACTTCTGACAACAGTGTATTAAATGTTaatcaaacataaaaatattggGTAATAAGGTGCCGACACTCTAGAAAGTTGGTGTTGAAAGGAACAATATGGAAGACCCTACAACTCCAGCAACCAACCTGAATTACACTTTATTCACAGGGGTCTGCCAGCCCCTTTTCGTCCATTGGAGATGATAACTGATATTATAATGCTAATTAGATAAACCAAGCAAGTATCAATTCAATGTTGGAACTCAAAGCAGGCTCTATTGCTGATATAAATTAGATTATGTCAGGATATGTAAAGGAGGGGGAGAGAGTAAAGAATTCATAAAGAAGCAGATATGCTAAAAATACAACTTCCACTGAATAATAAACTTTTCAATAACTTTTGCTCATCTATAGGCCTCCTTTGGACCAAAACTTGCATGATATGAGTATATGAGAACTTGTATAGACAAGTCAACTTTTTACACAAGTAACTGTGCTTGAATTGGTGCATATTATGTCCGAAGAGAAACAGAGCATGTACAAAAATGATTTCCTTTATTTCCTCAAACTCTGTGTTGTTGGAAAAGCTTTATGTATTTTCTCAATGATGCCACTGGCCTTCCTTCTAGCCCTTGTTGTCCCTGTGTCTGCAAGTTCAGCTAAAGTAcactttttaatttcttctgCCCTGATCACCATCAGCATATTCAGATCTTTTGAACACACATTGTATAGGATTGAGACACAATTTTCTCTAGTACGTTCAGAATGGCTGTCTCTTATGATCTGAAACAACCAACGCAATGTACCAAAATCCCCAAGTTCATCAACAGCGTCATGATGTGTAGATAGAAGGGCAAGAATGCCCAACAACTCATCAACAAATATGCCATCCTTAATCTTCTGCAACATTACCTTCACTATCCCTATTTCAATAAACTTTGCCTTATTCTCAGATACAAAACATAGGTTGAATATTGCTGAGGCAGCATCCATCAATGCCAATGGATGCCCTTCACGTAAGAGTTCAAGTAGAGGCACAAGAGCACCAGAATTTCCAATGATGAACTTGTTTGAGTCGAGCGCAGATAATGAGAATAGAGCAGCTGCAGCATTTCTTCTTGTTTCAATGGTTCCAAACTTCATAGATTCAATAAGCAGAGGGATGACAACAGGATTTTCTGCTATTAGTTTCTTATTGTTGCCATGAATTGAAAGGTTCAAAACTGTTGTGATCAAATCCTCCTGGAGACCAGGATCTGACTCAACCTTGCTTTGTGACAGTGGACTGAGCAATCTAGAGATGGCATCAGTAAACTCGCAAAAAACAGCCCGATATGATGGTGCTGTCTTTGTTAGTCTCCGAAGCTCTTTAGCAGCTTCCTTCTGATCAGAAAGGGAAGAAGACATCTTTTCAAGCAATGAGTTCAAATAAATGCGGTCTACCTCAGCATTCATATCTCCATCAACATCCTGATAGGACTTCGGCAGTGCAATGCCACGTTCTTTGCTCCAGTGTAAAATCAATTCTCGCACCAAACAGTTAGGGATAAGGATAGTGTGGGAAAGGACTTGTTTGGACAGAGGGCATGTTAGGTTACCTTCATTTAACCACTTCTGGATGTTTGGCCTATCATAAGTCTGAAAATCAATAAGATACTGTTAGTGCAGAtgattgagaagaaaaaaaaaatcaagactAAATATGACAATCTCTCATAAAGAAAGTAAAGATATGAAATCATAAAAATGTTGCATTAGGCTCAGATGATTATCTCCTTAAATGAGAGCCGGAAGTTTATGTTGAAAAGGTAAAATGTTGACGCTCTAGGCTTCTTGGAACTATGCTATTAGCCGATTCACTAATGTACCAATATGACAGAGGGTAATCCCCATCTACCTATTGAAATGTAACCAGCTAATAAATAACTTCTTTTGAGAAGTTCAGCCTCCTTCATTTCCAACTAAAACAAAGGATAACTCAATATTTGAAAGTTTTAAAAGCTACAACCTATCAGATCGGCAAACTTGTGGGATGCTTTCGAATCACacaaactcaaaaaaaaaaaaaagaaagaagcgCATAGACAGACACAAAAGACATTTGCATGAACAATATCAAACAATGTACTTCCATTGTAACAAAATTTTGTCAGAACTCTGTGGCAAAGGTCCATTTAATCAACATGAAACCTGTGCAAGTTGTTTCCGATGCCAGGAATTAAAACGAGCACCAACTACAAGTGTAAATCACATTAGCAATTCGGCTTTACATGCAACTTATAATCAATAAACAATTCCTCAATAAGGAAaagattttaaagattttcacAGTGACTGATACCAGCTAACTGGAAATATTTCAAGAAGGCAGCAATAAATTCTGAACCTTTCCGTAGCCAAATAAAGACTCTATTGCAAACCATTCATCGAAAGAATCAATGAAATGATAAAAGAGAATAAAGAAGATAAAAGAATGAATTAGGAATAGACAAGAAACTTTAATGTGCAACAAACCAGCCAAAATCCAAACAGTCGAAGCATGATAAAGCAAACCTATTTACCAATACAGaaacaaagtaaaaaaggTCAAGCTTTAAAGTCTAACCTGGCCAGAACTCAAGACAACAGGATCACCCATTATTTCACCTGAAAGAGGACACTTGAATTTCTCAGGAAAAATCGTATCGTCTAGTCGAATTCCAACAGGTTTTTTCAGCTTCAATTCTGCTAAATTAGACAAGATTCTTGTAGCTTCAATTGTCTTCAATCCGATatcatcttcttcaagaatCGTCTTCACCACCCTTTGCAGTTCTTTCTTTAACTCTGTTTCTTCCCCTACTGCTGCAGACTCTGTCTTAGCCATTGAAAGAAACCAGGTTCTTTGGGAGTAGAAAGGAGCAAGATTTTAATCCcaatgaagaaaaaaggagGTTGGATTGTTGACgaagggaaaggaaaagaaatattGAAAATGGAGCTGACTCAATGGATTTTCTTGTTCGTTCTTTGCAGTTTGCTTTGCAACATCCTCTGTTTTGGCTactgaaaaggaaaaacaacaGGTTCTTGCTTCTTGGAAacaaaaaggaacaaaaatttCACTACTCAATAAAGAATATAAAAGTGGGATTCTGTTTGGCAAGAGAGAAAAGCgaagaaaagaatgaaatttaGAGTGAATTTTCttattgttctttctttctctatagTTTGCTTTgaactttctttttccttggtgagaagaagagagaatttgatgagaaAAAGGCAGTTTTTTTGTGTTATATACGCGCTTCAACTACATCAACTATATGTGCTGATGCTGTCAACTAAAAGAGAGATGATTTTGTAACCAGGGGAGGTAGGGAATTTATTTCacaatgaaattttattgGCTAGCATTTAAATGACCAATAATTTGTTGCCATGTAAATAGAATTATGTGGGTGGTCATTTGTCAAAAgctctgtttctcaaacttttgtgggttttattttaatttttccaactgaaataattttgtttcaattttttttttgaaaactgattgtaaaaaattagattaaaatataaaagaagtCAAGACTTTGAGAATCCAAACCATGCCTCAAACCTTTAGTTAATATATAATTGCCAAATGTTTAATAggtattgattaaaataattatgaaatttaatgatgatAAGATGGCATGGTGGCTGCGTAACTCCTTTttgttcccttcttttttctctcttctcttaTCCAATTTCTTATAGAAgaagtttatttaaatttaattcattttgaaacaattttgacacacaattaaaattctatttatttataaaattatgattttgactcaaaatattttgattttgattactTGTTTCATATTTACTTAAgatggttaaatttttttttacatattacATGGCATTGGTatgaagaatgaaaaatgaCACATAAACATGTTACTATATCACATTGATATAACAGGTCATCATTTATTATGACTTATCCATATATTACTACGACAAATTAGTACAATATTTATTgctatttattttctaataatcatttaaattttcgtaattattaaaaaagcATGACACTTGGGGAGGAATTGAATAGAACATGAATGACATCAATCAAAATGGGTACTAGCAAGCCAAAATATTAGGTGCTTGTAAGGTGGGGCTCGATATTATGCTAGGATCACTTGTACCATAAGCTGTTATTGGAAGGAGAAACGTGTTGAATTTGGGGATACTGAAATCATTACATCTATATctttttagaaataaagtaaACTTTGATTGATTGATCTGATCACTATATTTTGAGTATCATCATGCTTAGCTAAATTCAATAGAGGCATACATTTGGAGGACGGGAATGTTAAAAATTGGCAATTATTACTTAAAATAGTagttagataaaaaaaaattgagcttgcatcattcatttagctgaaataaaaaaatgggcacaacaatatatatatataatctttATTGCTTATTAAAGCCTAATCAAAGATACAAATGTTTTTCATATGTTTGGGGAGAACAAAggccaaaaagagaaaaaaggaaaagagaacaAAGAAGATATTACTTCAGCAAGTGAAATTCAATTAAAGGAGGAAAGCTTAAGTGTCTATAACTCTAAATTCAATTTTCTTGTCAAATTCTACAGCCTTTAGCAAAATCTGCAGCATGTTTAGGACCGAACAAAGTTGTTGCCAAAAGTCACACCTTGCCATCTACAAGTAAGAACATGAGCTGTAAGTAAATTGAATTCCAGAAGGCATCCTTTCCAAACAACATGCAGATGTAAGACAGCAAGAATATGCAATGACAACATCACAACAGTAAATGATGACAAtgacaacaacaacaacaatgaCAATGAAGATAACATGGGACTGCTTGTCTAAGACTTTTGGCAAGGACAGTTTGAGGCTACAAGGTACCATATCAAACATGTAAAATCTTCAATTCATGTACAAGATAGAGACTTCATGCATTTCTGCGTTAACCAAAGGATTTGCCACCTTATCCTTTTGGTAGCCTTTCACATATGTACACTTTCTATTtgacattttaatatttttcaaccGTAAAACATCAGAAAATAAAGATCTTAGAAAGTGCATAAAATAAACTCAGCATAGCAACATTGCTTGCAACCTAAAGTGACTAGGTATAATATGTTACCTGCATCATCCTGGGAGTATAACAGAAAAAGCGAAATTAACCATAACACAGaatattttaagtttcatTTACCTGCTACTACAGACTGATAAGAGCCAGAACAAACATCTAAACCATATCCTACCTTCACCTCAGAACTAGGCATGTATACAGTTGACAGATAGACACAACTTAACAGTAAAAAAATTCTTCTCAATAATTTTCCTATATTGATTTCTCCCTGTTGTAAGATTTCTTTACAAAAATATGAACAATCGTTAGATAAAAACAGAAGAACTTATAATGATCAGAACAAAATGATACAGATAAGGACAATAATATGCTCTTAATGGCCCTCATGAAAGTTCCATGATGACATAACTGATGATAATGAAGATTGTAATGTTTCAGAGAAAAACGATGCCAAAAATGATGATGCCAATAGTAGGGCTTGGTTGTTCAGTTCAGAATGGAAAAATCAAGAAGCACACATAAAAACCAAAAGGTTCCAGCAGCTAAAAAAGAaacgaaaatataaaataaaggaTACAAAAGAGGATACAGATCGAGATAATGCCGAAGCTTGATAACTTCTTACTGCAAAGTGCAAAGTTATTAAAGGAAACCATGTCAAAAAcataatttcatatttaaataaaatcaccGGATGTGAATCCAAAGGACGATAACTGATAAACTCACCCCAAAAGGGAAACTACTTGAGATTCTCCACATCAATAAGGATATAGTTCATTTGCAGAATATCCACTGGCACATTTATGATATCATTCTGGTCTGACATACTTAACAAAGACATCATCTTCATACATGTCATCAGATTCTGAAGGATTATATCTATCATCAAATCCATTTTGCACCCAGGAGCCAGGAGTATGATTCTCATATGAAGTCCTTCTATTCTTATCTCTAGCATCCAACTTCTGGTCATCCTTTCTTACATGAAAGTCATCTGAAGAATTAGAAGCAGAATAagatgatttgtaatccttatATTTAGAAATACTAGATCGTCTTCCACTCTCATAGTGCGTGGATCTAGTGGATTCTGCATCATCTCGCTCCCTTCTATGACTTCTTTGCTCATCTGACCGCCCATGACTTCTGTATCTTTTTGAGATTCCAGAATGATACTCGTCTCTGTGTTTCTCTTTACTCATACTCCTTGAATCTTCAAGAAGATCATGGTGTCCATTTCTTGAGGAATCCTCTAATCTTGTAGATCTAGTATGCTGGTCATCATGTGATCTTCTCCTGCAATGGTTTGGGCTACGTCTGGCTGCTTCAGAAATGTCACTGGTACCTTTCTTATGCTGATCAGCATCCACAGCACGGTCATAAGGAACTGGTGATTCAGATGGTAACAACCCTTCCTCTTCCACTCCTTTGACAAAGCAACCAATCCTCCCAGCTTTCTTGATTTCCTCTGTGTATTCCTCTATTATATCCCTCATAAcctacaaaaaaatatattgaagtaacttaaaacactactGAAGACGTAAAACGACCTCGCAAATTAACTGACTCTACATTTACCTAATTTAAGTTCCTTGTTAGTAATGACTCCTAAAAGTTATCCTTCTTTACCAAGGCATATAATTTGAGGAAACAATTTGGAATTTCATGACAGTCATAATGAATAAGATAttacaaaatggaaatttctCCAATCTCTCGGCAGGCATGTAGGC from Theobroma cacao cultivar B97-61/B2 chromosome 5, Criollo_cocoa_genome_V2, whole genome shotgun sequence carries:
- the LOC18599977 gene encoding anaphase-promoting complex subunit 13, with amino-acid sequence MAELSLGILIDIVDEEWMRDTLPDDDLPLPAVMVARTDDTEDSNQETQQVDGNTWHDLELSTQ
- the LOC18599978 gene encoding U-box domain-containing protein 9: MAKTESAAVGEETELKKELQRVVKTILEEDDIGLKTIEATRILSNLAELKLKKPVGIRLDDTIFPEKFKCPLSGEIMGDPVVLSSGQTYDRPNIQKWLNEGNLTCPLSKQVLSHTILIPNCLVRELILHWSKERGIALPKSYQDVDGDMNAEVDRIYLNSLLEKMSSSLSDQKEAAKELRRLTKTAPSYRAVFCEFTDAISRLLSPLSQSKVESDPGLQEDLITTVLNLSIHGNNKKLIAENPVVIPLLIESMKFGTIETRRNAAAALFSLSALDSNKFIIGNSGALVPLLELLREGHPLALMDAASAIFNLCFVSENKAKFIEIGIVKVMLQKIKDGIFVDELLGILALLSTHHDAVDELGDFGTLRWLFQIIRDSHSERTRENCVSILYNVCSKDLNMLMVIRAEEIKKCTLAELADTGTTRARRKASGIIEKIHKAFPTTQSLRK